TCGTCCGTTGGGGTCAACTAAGGTCACCAACGGGAAGGGTGAGATTGGGGACGTCTGCGGATAAAGCAACTGAGTGTGACGACAGGCGTTTGGTCACACGCGGAAGACCTTCATTACTTCGTCGCCGAGGTGGTTGATGACCTTGACGGCGATGCGGCCGGAGGCGGGGCGATCGAAGGGGCGGGAGGTGTCGCTGTGCAGGGTTTCCCAGGCTTCTCGGTGGATCTCGGTCTTGAGGGTGGTCTTGAGCGCCTTGTAGGGGTCGTTGGCGCCGAGGAAGTAGGCGTGGCGGACGAAGAAGCTCTCCTCGTTGTAGTCGGTGTCGACGAACCAGCAGGCGATGCCGTCGGGGCCGTCGCTGCGGATTTCGCCGGTGTTTGGATGGAACACGTCGACGCCGTTGACCTTGACCTGGATCTGGCGCGCCTGGGTGCCGTTGTCCTGGACGGGGATGATCTCGATGTCGGGTTCGCCGAAGATCACGAACAGGTTGCCCTTGCCGGTGTTCTTGAGGTCGCCGGCCATGTGCAGGTCGGCGTTCATGCGCGCCTTGAGGATCGGGATGCGGCCGAGCTTGCTGAAGTCGGTGGCGTGCGCCTCGTAGCTGAACGCGCAGGAAATCAGTACGTCGTAGCCGGCCTCGGCAGCTTCTCGGCCAGCTTCAACCAAGTCGGCACGGGACACGGTGCCGAACTCGGGGCCGATGAAGATGCCGGCACGGCGCTCGGTGCCGGTGTCCGCGTCACCTTCGGCGTAGCGACCCTCGGCGCAGATCAGGTCACCGGGCCACGGGGTGAGCGCGGTGAAGGAGATGCGGTCCTCGCGGTGGGCCTGCTGGACGCCCGACGTGTTCAGGTGCTCCAGGATCATGGTCGCGAAGTCCTGCTGCCCGTCGTAGCCGGTCTTGGTCTCGGCGAGATGGTCGATGAGTTGGTCATTCTCGTCGACGCCGAGCGTGCGGTGGGGCGCCAGGCTCTCCACCGTGAACGGGCCGGCGACGCGGACGATGCCCCGGTCCTCGTAGGGCTTGTCGTACAGGTACTCGAAGTCGGCCTTGGCGGCGATGGAGGCGTCGATCTCCTTCTGCCGCGCGATGCGCGCCTCCCACCAGCGGCGGTGGAGGTCGGTCGGGCCGGCGTCCCACGGGTCGCGTGGGTGGTCGGGGACATCCTGAAGGGTGTAGTGGCGGCGCAGAGCGCTGTTCAAAGCCAACAGTGCGTCGGCTTTCTGCGCATCGGACTGGGCCGACGGCAACCGCTTCCACGCTGCCGTTGCCGGCTCGGGCCAAGGGTCGCCGGCCTCGCGCGGGACTTCCCACTCCTCCCACGTGCGGCCAAGCGTGCCGTTCAGTTCAGCGCGAAGCGGCTCCATGGTCTCCTGCCACCGCTCCCAGATCACTTCGATCTCGGTGTTGTTGGCGATCGACTTCAGGGTGATGTGCGGCACCCGCTCGTACACGAACCCTTGCCGAATGTCGCCGCCCGTGGGGCTATGGGACTGAACGGTCCGAGTGAGTTCGGCTTCCTTCTGCCGCCCCGGCTCGCTGTCCGCGAGGAGGTAATAGGGATAGCGCGCCCCCATGACGCGAGAGCGCGCCAGAGCCAGGGCCACGCGGGAAGTGTCGATGGTGATCCACCGGCGCCCCCACTGCTCCGCAACGTAAGCAGTGGTACCAGAGCCACACGTCGGATCTAGAACAAGATCACCCGGGTCGGTGGCCATCAGGATGCAGCGCTGAACCACTCGCATGCTCGTTTGTACGACGTACGTAAGCTGTGTACCGATCTGAACTGACTCCCAGTAGTCGCTGAGCGGGACGACACGGAAGTCGTCGACTCGTCGGAGATAGGTGAGTGCACGACGACCGGCACGGAGACGACCAGCCGCGGCGAGACGGGTTAGCCCTTCAAAGTTCGACTTAAACGTCCCGGCACCCGGAGTGTATTTTGCGCCCTGGTAGCCGAAACTCCGTAGATCACCTACTCCTTTTGGACGAGCACTCGACAAGGATGTGAGACGACATCGAACGGAATTCGTTACCGCACCGGATGACGCCTCCTCCGGCGTTATCCGGCGCATTGTACCATCCTCCATTAGCACCATGTCATAGCGCTCAAGCGCAGTGGTCCCGCGTTCTCGTTCGATATGCAGTTGACGGTACTTGACTCGACTGATGTCTCTTGCAAAGACCAAGAGGTAGTCGACGGTCTGTGGTATCAGGAATTGATCGATTGAGCCTGTTTTCTGAAAGACGATAGTTCCGATGTAGTTCTCTTTTCCCATTATCTCGTCCATCAGCGCACGTATGCTGTGGACGTTTTCGTTGCCGATTTGGACGAAGATGCTGCCGGTTTCGGTGAGGAGGTCGCGGGCTACGGTGAGG
This genomic interval from Spirochaetaceae bacterium contains the following:
- a CDS encoding site-specific DNA-methyltransferase, with the translated sequence MAKRRTRKKPIEVTTITHDEASRRNIPTAEYRSVMEKGDQSPVQVAYERRNRDLDPQLVWRGKDEQDWSDLVVQAPPLFIQEKVHPKVLIDDLVRRSKQGEQAADEQLDLFADFNGLPDDNARTEFYRHDANWSNRMILGDSLQVMASLAEREGLRGKVQCIYLDPPYGIKFNSNFQWSTTSRDVRDGKAEHITREPEQVKAFRDTWRDGIHSYLTYLRDRLTVARDLLTETGSIFVQIGNENVHSIRALMDEIMGKENYIGTIVFQKTGSIDQFLIPQTVDYLLVFARDISRVKYRQLHIERERGTTALERYDMVLMEDGTMRRITPEEASSGAVTNSVRCRLTSLSSARPKGVGDLRSFGYQGAKYTPGAGTFKSNFEGLTRLAAAGRLRAGRRALTYLRRVDDFRVVPLSDYWESVQIGTQLTYVVQTSMRVVQRCILMATDPGDLVLDPTCGSGTTAYVAEQWGRRWITIDTSRVALALARSRVMGARYPYYLLADSEPGRQKEAELTRTVQSHSPTGGDIRQGFVYERVPHITLKSIANNTEIEVIWERWQETMEPLRAELNGTLGRTWEEWEVPREAGDPWPEPATAAWKRLPSAQSDAQKADALLALNSALRRHYTLQDVPDHPRDPWDAGPTDLHRRWWEARIARQKEIDASIAAKADFEYLYDKPYEDRGIVRVAGPFTVESLAPHRTLGVDENDQLIDHLAETKTGYDGQQDFATMILEHLNTSGVQQAHREDRISFTALTPWPGDLICAEGRYAEGDADTGTERRAGIFIGPEFGTVSRADLVEAGREAAEAGYDVLISCAFSYEAHATDFSKLGRIPILKARMNADLHMAGDLKNTGKGNLFVIFGEPDIEIIPVQDNGTQARQIQVKVNGVDVFHPNTGEIRSDGPDGIACWFVDTDYNEESFFVRHAYFLGANDPYKALKTTLKTEIHREAWETLHSDTSRPFDRPASGRIAVKVINHLGDEVMKVFRV